The Breoghania sp. L-A4 sequence GCCGAATGTGGGCAAGTCCACGCTTTTCAATGCTCTGACCAAGACCGCCTCGGCGCAGGCCGCAAACTACCCGTTCTGCACCATCGAGCCGAACACCGGCGAGGTGGGCGTGCCGGACGAGCGGCTCGGCAAGCTGGCCAAGGCGGGCGGCTCAGCCAACATCATCCCAACGCGGTTGAGCTTCGTCGACATCGCCGGCCTCGTGCGCGGCGCCTCGAAGGGGGAAGGCCTGGGCAACCAGTTCCTCGCCAACATCCGCGAGGTCGACGCCATCGCCCACGTGCTGCGCTGTTTCGATGACGGCGACATCACCCATGTGGAAGGCAAGATCGACCCGGTCGCCGACGCCGACACGGTGGAGACCGAGCTGATGCTCGCCGACATGGACAGCCTGGAGCGCCGCGTCGCCGCCACGCGCAAGAAGGCGCAGGTGGGCGACAAGGAAGCCAAGACCGTGCTGCCGCTGATGGAAGGCGCGCTGGAATTGCTCAAGGACGGCAAGCCCGCCCGCATGCTGGACGTGGACGACGACGACCGAGCAGCCTTCGACGCGCTCAACCTGCTGACCTCCAAGCCGGTCCTCTACGTCTGCAACGTCGATGAAGCCTCGGCGGCGACTGGCAACGCCTATTCCGACGCGGTGAAAGCCAAGGCGGAGGCCGAGGGCGCCGGCGCCGTGGTGATTTCGGCTGCGATCGAGTCGGAGATCGCCCAGCTCGACGACGAGGAGCAGCGCGAGTACATGGAGAGCATGGGACTGGAGGAGCCGGGCCTCGACCGGCTGATCCGCTCCGGCTACGACCTGCTCGGCCTGATCACCTATTTCACGGTGGGGCCAAAGGAAACCCGAGCCTGGACGGTCACCAAGGGCACCAAGGCGCCGCAGGCGGCGGGCGTCATCCATTCGGATTTCGAGCGCGGCTTCATCCGCGCC is a genomic window containing:
- the ychF gene encoding redox-regulated ATPase YchF, which codes for MGFKCGIVGLPNVGKSTLFNALTKTASAQAANYPFCTIEPNTGEVGVPDERLGKLAKAGGSANIIPTRLSFVDIAGLVRGASKGEGLGNQFLANIREVDAIAHVLRCFDDGDITHVEGKIDPVADADTVETELMLADMDSLERRVAATRKKAQVGDKEAKTVLPLMEGALELLKDGKPARMLDVDDDDRAAFDALNLLTSKPVLYVCNVDEASAATGNAYSDAVKAKAEAEGAGAVVISAAIESEIAQLDDEEQREYMESMGLEEPGLDRLIRSGYDLLGLITYFTVGPKETRAWTVTKGTKAPQAAGVIHSDFERGFIRAQTIGYDDYIACNGETKAKETGKARDEGKEYVVKDGDVLLFKFNT